The Solicola gregarius DNA window TCCCTCATCGGTGAGCATCGCGTACGTCGCGCGGCGGTTCGTCGCGTCGACCTCTCGCCGCACCCAGCCGTTGCGCTCGAGCCGCTCGACCAGCCGCGTCGCGCCGCTGCGCGTGACCATCGCGCGTTCGGCGATGTCGGACATCGTCAGGCGACGGTCGACGTCGTTCGCGAGCGCCCACATGACGTCGTGCTCCGTCGCGGTCATCCCCGAATCCGCTTCGACCCGGCGGCTGAGATCCGTGCGTACACGCGCCGTCGCCTGCTGTAGCTCGAGCCAGGCGAGGCCGCAGTCGGGGTCCGTTCCCATGAGCCCATGGTATCAGTGGCTTGACTGTGCAATGATTGCGAAAGAAACAGTTGCGCAAACAATCAAGGAGCAGAGATGAGCGAGCAGATGACGGTGCTGGTCACGGGCGCGACGGGTACGCAGGGCGGCGCGGTCGCCCGGGAGCTGTTGGCGCACGGGCACAATGTCCGAGCCCTGACCCGCCGGGTCGACTCCGATGCGGCACGGGCGATCGCCGACCGGGGAGCCGCGCTCGTCGAGGGTGACTTCGACGATCCGACGTCGCTACAGAGCGCGGCGAGCGGCGTGGATGCCGCGTTCGTGATGGGTACGCCGTTCGAGACCGATACCGAGAACGAGACGCGGCAGTCGATCGCGGTGATCGACGCCGCACGTGCCGCCGGTGTGCCGCACCTCGTGTACACGTCGGTCGCGAGCGCACTCGACGAGACCGGGATCCCCCACTTCGAGAGCAAGGCGCGTGTGGAGCGGCACCTACGTACCGTCGACCCGAGTGCCACGGTGATCGCGCCGGCGGCGTTCCTCGGCGACCTCGCCTCGCCGTGGTACCTACCCGGGCTGCGGAGCGGTCAGTACGCGTTCGCGCTGCCGGCAGACGTACCGCTGCAGCAGGTGACCGTCGCAGACCTCGGCGCGTTCGGCAGGCTGGCCATCGAGGAGCGGGAGCGGTTCGCGGGTGCGCGGGTCGAGATCGCGTCGGTGACCGCGACGGGGGCAGAGGTCGCGGGCAAGCTGTCGGGATGGCTCGATCGGGAGATCCAGTACGTCGAGATCCCCCTCGACGCCGTACGCGAGCAGATGGGCGACGACGGCCTCGCGATGGTCGAGTGGTTCCGCGCGGGCGGCTACACGGTCGACGTGCCGGCCCTTCACGGCGCGTACCCGGAGATCAAGTGGCACGACCTCGACGACTGGATCCGTGGCCACGACCTGTCGGGGCTGCGCCCTGAGCGGGGCTCTGAGTCCTGAGTCCTACCCGCCGAGGTACGCGCTCCCGCCGATAGAGCGACGCTGATTGGCGGGAGCGCGTACCTCGGCGGGTTGTCTGTGCGGGCGTACGGGTTGACGCGCGCCAACGGGTGCGGCAAGGTAAGCGATCTAAGCAAGCGCTTAGTCAAGGTCGGTGAGCGCCGACGCGGGTCTCCTTCGCCGGCGCGCTGTCGATGGGAGGCGCCGATGTCGGTGCGCGGGCAGGGCGTCGTCGTCACCGGGGCAGGCCGTGGCATCGGCCGAGCTCTGGCCGCTCGGCTTGCCGCCGAGGGTGCACGCGTCGTCGTCAACGACCTCGACGGGCCGGCCGCGATGGCCGTCGCCGACGAGATCGGCGCTCATGCCGTGCCCGGCGACGGCGCGTCCGAGGCGGGTGTTGCCGACCTGATCGACGCCGCTCGTGCCCACCTGGGCGAGATCGACTGCTGGTTCGCCAACGCCGGCATCGACCGCGGGCACGGTCTCGACGCGTCCGAGGACGACTGGGCGGCGTCGCTCGAGGTCAACGTTCTCGCGCACGTACGCGCGGCGCGGCTGCTCGTGCCGGCGTGGGTCGAGCGCGGTTCGGGGCGGTTCGTGGTGACCGCGTCGGCCGCGGGCGTACTCACCATGCTCGGCAGCCCGACGTACTCCGTGAGCAAGCACGGCGCCGTCGCCTTCGCGGAGTGGCTGTCCGCGACGTACCGGCATCGCGGTGTGGTCGTGCAGGCGATCTGCCCGCAGGGCGTACGAACCCGGATGCTCGAGCAGGCGGCTGCGTTGCAGGACCTGCTCAGCCGCGACACGGCGCTCGCGCCCGAGGACGTCGCCGAGGCGATGTGGCAGGCGCTGCAGGACGATCGGTTCCTGGTGCTTCCGCACGCCGAGGTCGGCACCTACTACGCCAGCCGCGCGACGCAGACCGACCGCTGGCTGGGCGGGATGAACAAGCTCCAGCAGCGCCTCGAGGGCGAGGGCGCGCTGTGACCCACCGCATCCGATGGCGTCGTACGACCGGCGCAATGATGACCGAGAACCGATAGGAGCAGATCGCATGACCCAAACCGCCATCGTCACCGGTGCAGCCCGAGGCATCGGCGCCGCCGTCGCGAAGCGGCTCGCCTCGGACGGCCTCGCCGTCGCCGTCATCGACCTGGACGAGTCGGCCTGCAAGGCCGTCGTCGAGGAGATCGAAGGCGCCGGCGGCCGCGCGCTGGGGATCGGCGCGGACGTCTCCGACGAGGAGGCCGTGCAGGCGGCCGTCGAGCGGGTCGCCGAGGAGCTCGGCGCCCCCACGGTTCTGGTGAACAACGCCGGCGTCATCCGCGACAACATGCTGTTCAGGATGACCGCCGACGACTGGGATGCCGTGATGAACGTGCACCTGCGGGGCTCCTTCCTGATGTCGCGGGCCGCCCAGTCGTACATGACCAAGGCGGGCGGCGGTCGCATCGTCAATCTGTCGAGTACGTCCGCGCTCGGCAATCGCGGTCAGGCGAACTACTCGGCGGCGAAGGCCGGCCTCCAGGGCTTCACCAAGACGCTCGCGATCGAGCTCGGAAAGTTCGGGGTGACGGTCAACGCGATCGCTCCCGGCTTCATCGAGACGGAGATGACCGCCTCGACGGCGGAGCGGGTGGGCGTGCCGTTCGAGGAGTTCAAGGCGGCCGCGGCGGCACAGATCCCGGTCGCGCGGACGGGCAAGCCGGACGACATCGCCCATGCCGTGTCGTTCTTCGTGAGTGAGGGAGCCGGGTTCGTCTCCGGTCAGGTGCTGTACGTCGCCGGCGGGCCGAGGGCCTGAGGCGAGGCAGTCGCGATGAGGACCCTTCACGGCGTCGAGACGATCCGCGTGCTGGTGCCCTGAT harbors:
- a CDS encoding MarR family winged helix-turn-helix transcriptional regulator, whose amino-acid sequence is MGTDPDCGLAWLELQQATARVRTDLSRRVEADSGMTATEHDVMWALANDVDRRLTMSDIAERAMVTRSGATRLVERLERNGWVRREVDATNRRATYAMLTDEGVRAVRKSSHAVTRARKDLFDERLSDRDLSDLRRVLGKLLRRLDLAD
- a CDS encoding NmrA/HSCARG family protein gives rise to the protein MSEQMTVLVTGATGTQGGAVARELLAHGHNVRALTRRVDSDAARAIADRGAALVEGDFDDPTSLQSAASGVDAAFVMGTPFETDTENETRQSIAVIDAARAAGVPHLVYTSVASALDETGIPHFESKARVERHLRTVDPSATVIAPAAFLGDLASPWYLPGLRSGQYAFALPADVPLQQVTVADLGAFGRLAIEERERFAGARVEIASVTATGAEVAGKLSGWLDREIQYVEIPLDAVREQMGDDGLAMVEWFRAGGYTVDVPALHGAYPEIKWHDLDDWIRGHDLSGLRPERGSES
- a CDS encoding SDR family oxidoreductase: MSVRGQGVVVTGAGRGIGRALAARLAAEGARVVVNDLDGPAAMAVADEIGAHAVPGDGASEAGVADLIDAARAHLGEIDCWFANAGIDRGHGLDASEDDWAASLEVNVLAHVRAARLLVPAWVERGSGRFVVTASAAGVLTMLGSPTYSVSKHGAVAFAEWLSATYRHRGVVVQAICPQGVRTRMLEQAAALQDLLSRDTALAPEDVAEAMWQALQDDRFLVLPHAEVGTYYASRATQTDRWLGGMNKLQQRLEGEGAL
- the fabG gene encoding 3-oxoacyl-ACP reductase FabG, giving the protein MTQTAIVTGAARGIGAAVAKRLASDGLAVAVIDLDESACKAVVEEIEGAGGRALGIGADVSDEEAVQAAVERVAEELGAPTVLVNNAGVIRDNMLFRMTADDWDAVMNVHLRGSFLMSRAAQSYMTKAGGGRIVNLSSTSALGNRGQANYSAAKAGLQGFTKTLAIELGKFGVTVNAIAPGFIETEMTASTAERVGVPFEEFKAAAAAQIPVARTGKPDDIAHAVSFFVSEGAGFVSGQVLYVAGGPRA